AGGCCGCTGAACCGCCAGGCCCGGTCGTGCGCACCGACACCGGCGCGGTCAGCGGCACGGTCCTGAAGGACCGCCGCGTCTTCCAGGGCATCCCGTACGCCGCACCGCCCGTCGGCCCGCTGCGCTGGAAGCCACCGGCTCCCGCACAGCCGTGGACCGGCGTCCGCCCAGCGACGAAGCCCGGCAACCGCTGCCCTCAGACCAAGAACGCGATCGCCGACCTCGGCAGCACCACCGAGGACTGCCTGGTCCTCAACGTCACGACGCCGAGGACGGCCGGTCCCGAGCAGCGCAAACCGGTGATGGTCTGGATCCACGGCGACGGCGCGATCGGCTCCGGCGACCAGTTCGACCCCGAGCGGCTCGTGGTCGACGGCGACGTGGTCGTGGTGACCTTCAACTTCCGGCTCGGGGTCTTCGGCGGCTTCGGCCTGCCCGAGATGCCGGGCTCCGGCACGATCGGCCTGCAGGACCAGCGCGCCGCGCTCGAGTGGGTGCAGCGCAACGCGGCCGCGTTCGGCGGCGACCCGGGCAACGTGACGCTGTTCGGTGTCTCGTACGGCGCGACGTCGACCGGTGCGCACCTGCTCGCGGAGAAGTCGCGTGGGCTCTTCCACCGGGCGATCCTGCAGAGCGCGTTCACCGTGATGGACATGCCCGCCGGCTCGACGTACCCGGGCATCCCGGCCCTGCCCTGGTACGGCTGGACGACGACCAAGGACGCACAGACGCAGGGCCAGGTGGTCGCGAACCAGCTCGGCTGCAAGGACCCGGCGACCGCGCTCGACTGCCTGCGCAAGGTGCCGGTGGCCAAGCTGCTCGCCGTACCGCAGGTGATGAACATCTTCCAGCCGTACGCCCTCGGCAACGACGAGCTGCCGCCGGATCCGGTCCGCGCGCTGGAGGCCCGGCAGTTCGCCGACGTCCCGGTGATCGCGGGGACGACGCGGGACGAGCACACGACCTTCGTCGCGTTCTTCCGAGAGCTCGCGGGCAGCCCGGTGACGAAGGCCAACTACCCGGAACTGCTGCGGACGGCGTTCGGGCCGGCCGCGACCAGGATCGCGGCGCAGTACCCGCTGTCGGCGTACAAGACTCCGGCGCTGGCCTGGGCCTCGGTGCTCACCGACCGGCTCTGGGCGAAGGCCCAGCTCCGGCAGAACCAGTTGCTCTCGGCAAAGAATCCGCTGTGGTTCTACGAGTTCGCCGACCGCGACGCACCGCTGGACATCCCG
The Kribbella italica DNA segment above includes these coding regions:
- a CDS encoding carboxylesterase/lipase family protein, with product MTRRAALLVPLVLTLALVAGCNEKSAPKAAEPPGPVVRTDTGAVSGTVLKDRRVFQGIPYAAPPVGPLRWKPPAPAQPWTGVRPATKPGNRCPQTKNAIADLGSTTEDCLVLNVTTPRTAGPEQRKPVMVWIHGDGAIGSGDQFDPERLVVDGDVVVVTFNFRLGVFGGFGLPEMPGSGTIGLQDQRAALEWVQRNAAAFGGDPGNVTLFGVSYGATSTGAHLLAEKSRGLFHRAILQSAFTVMDMPAGSTYPGIPALPWYGWTTTKDAQTQGQVVANQLGCKDPATALDCLRKVPVAKLLAVPQVMNIFQPYALGNDELPPDPVRALEARQFADVPVIAGTTRDEHTTFVAFFRELAGSPVTKANYPELLRTAFGPAATRIAAQYPLSAYKTPALAWASVLTDRLWAKAQLRQNQLLSAKNPLWFYEFADRDAPLDIPFPPGFDPGAWHAGDVGYVFRTAGENKTMTKPQIALSEKIIGYWSAFAHHGDPNRDGLPSWPKFTGPATVQSLAPDAIAPVDYEREHQLKFWASVG